The genome window ACTGAAATCATCAATAAATAATACTTAGGAGCTTCCATCACATCGATATCCAAATCCATCGCAAAATCTTCCTCTGCAGCTGAAGGCTTGTCTGAAAGATTTAGGTCAAAACTCAAGATATCCGATTGAGAAAGACTTTTATCCGCAATCATTAATTTGAATGAATTCACATCCGTCTTAATTGCCTTAAAGCCCCTTGTCGCTACCTGCGAATCGGTATAGCTCACTTCTAAAGAAACCTCGACACCTTGCATGGCTTCAAGGTTCTCTATCACAACATTTTTATCGAAAACCAAACCTGGTGTTTCAATTACTGAGAATAGTTTTACAGTAGGTTCTTCAGCTACACCTGTTCCAAAGTTATCTACACGGAACTTGATAAAACCTTTCCCTCCTTTTTCAAGTTCTTGTGCTCCTTCTGGGTATTCAAATCGGAGATTAGAAACCAATAGTTTACTTTGTCCTTGAGCTTTCGGTGTTTCTTCTACTGCTTCTACAACTTCTTCTTCCGCTGTTATTGCAGCAATCGACTCCTCACTATTTTTTAATGCATCAATTCCTTCTCCATCATTGGCTACTTCTTCAATTGAATTTTCAGCCTCTTTCAGATCATCTACTGAACTTCTGTTAGTCGCTACAATTTCATCTTCTCCAAATGCAGTACCCAACTGACGTAAGTTTGCCAACTGAAGAACCGTTGAGTTTAGAGATTCTATCGCATCATTATCTTCCGTGTTTAGTTCAGCTGTTTTTTCAAAGTATGGCTTTGCTTTTAAGAAATGATCCAATGACTGTTTTCTTAATGCATTACCTTCAGCTTGAAAGGCCTCATCTGTAAGTTGATTCATCTCGTTCAACAAACCAACAGCAGTATTATAATTGATAATACCTAAGTTGTACAATGCATTGAAGTAATTCGGGTCAACATCCAAACACTGCTCATAAAGAGATACAGCTCCTTCCAGATCATCACTCTGATGAAGAATCAATGCTAAATTGTATTTGAAATCAACTTCTTCAGGATAGGTTTCTACCAAGTTTTCAAGCAAAGCTACAGCTTCCTCTATTCGTTGTTCTTGGAAGAATATATTTAATTTAAACTTCGAAAATTCTATAGCTCTTGCAGGGTATTTTTCAGCAGCAGAATCAAGGAGCACCAAAGCTTGATCTACATCTGTCTCTACCATTTCTTGAACTTTGCCTAAATATTCCAACTCATCAATCTGCGTAAGAAGCATCGCAATATCTGGCGAAAGGTATTTGAAATAACCTTGGAAGTCATTTGCAAAATCTTGTACTAAACCAAAGTCATTCAGTACAAACGCACAGTTTGCGCCATAAATGTAGGCTGTAGTATCAGTTGGGATAACTCGAATCGCTTCTACAAATGAATAAAGTGCTTCTTCATAATTTTCTTCCTGAT of Sediminitomix flava contains these proteins:
- a CDS encoding caspase family protein, whose translation is MTRIFLLSIATFLLSLSTLFAQDAKQDPELQAKWHVHMDKAELLYQEENYEEALYSFVEAIRVIPTDTTAYIYGANCAFVLNDFGLVQDFANDFQGYFKYLSPDIAMLLTQIDELEYLGKVQEMVETDVDQALVLLDSAAEKYPARAIEFSKFKLNIFFQEQRIEEAVALLENLVETYPEEVDFKYNLALILHQSDDLEGAVSLYEQCLDVDPNYFNALYNLGIINYNTAVGLLNEMNQLTDEAFQAEGNALRKQSLDHFLKAKPYFEKTAELNTEDNDAIESLNSTVLQLANLRQLGTAFGEDEIVATNRSSVDDLKEAENSIEEVANDGEGIDALKNSEESIAAITAEEEVVEAVEETPKAQGQSKLLVSNLRFEYPEGAQELEKGGKGFIKFRVDNFGTGVAEEPTVKLFSVIETPGLVFDKNVVIENLEAMQGVEVSLEVSYTDSQVATRGFKAIKTDVNSFKLMIADKSLSQSDILSFDLNLSDKPSAAEEDFAMDLDIDVMEAPKYYLLMISVDEYTEWTPLDNAVKDAQDVRDMLTRHYTFEDENVFELYNEEVTASNIRKVILELKEKIQPTDNLLIYYSGHGYYDKAFEEGFWVPVNGSADLSATDTYISNETILKYVKMLDTQHTFLIADACFSGSLFAHGHRGASYADEAELFKSRWGLTSGFLQYVSDGEAGTNSPFAKALMTYLRVNRKDKMLVTQLIQYVKETVYNNTDGQMPMGDRLRNVGDEGGEFVFRKRPEPQI